In Helianthus annuus cultivar XRQ/B chromosome 8, HanXRQr2.0-SUNRISE, whole genome shotgun sequence, a single genomic region encodes these proteins:
- the LOC110872570 gene encoding CASP-like protein 4C1, whose product MVRNGSVESPSPRPRIHQTHPHDTPLFQSTVSQSNLRRFNYWILLFRLSAFCFSLSAAVFMLTTNVAHHDHDDDSISPPRWYHFGAFRFVFAANSIVAIYSLFEIGASVWEIYSNCTVLPEFSQVWFDFGHDQVFAYLLLSAGSTGTELARQLRGVDTCTVNNAFCIQSDIALALGFVGFLSVLISSLLSGYRVVCFMIKGSRFVY is encoded by the exons ATGGTCCGCAACGGCAGTGTTGAGAGTCCGTCCCCACGGCCACGCATCCACCAGACGCACCCTCACGACACGCCTCTTTTCCAGTCCACCGTCTCCCAATCCAACCTCCGCCGCTTCAATTACTGGATCCTCCTCTTCCGGTTATCCGCCTTCTGCTTCTCCCTCTCTGCTGCTGTGTTCATGCTCACCACCAATGTCGCCCATCATGATCATGATGATGATTCTATTTCTCCTCCTCGCTGGTACCACTTCGGCGCTTTTCG CTTCGTTTTCGCTGCGAATTCGATAGTCGCTATCTACTCACTATTCGAAATCGGAGCTTCAGTATGGGAGATCTACAGCAATTGCACCGTTTTACCAGAATTCTCACAAGTCTGGTTCGATTTCGGCCACGATCAG GTGTTTGCGTATTTGCTGCTATCTGCTGGATCAACGGGAACGGAGCTTGCTAGACAGTTGAGAGGAGTTGACACGTGTACGGTGAATAATGCGTTTTGTATCCAATCGGATATCGCGTTGGCGTTGGGATTCGTTGGGTTTTTGTCTGTTTTGATCTCGTCTTTGCTTTCGGGGTATAGAGTGGTTTGTTTTATGATCAAGGGCTCTCGTTTTGTTTACTAG
- the LOC110872569 gene encoding ubiquitin-conjugating enzyme E2 13, producing the protein MASTSQATLLLQKQLKDLCKNPVDGFSAGLVDENNLFEWSVTVIGPPDTLYDGGFFNAIMSFPQNYPNSPPTVRFTSEIWHPNVYPDGKVCISILHPPGDDPNGYELASERWMPVHTVESIVLSIISMLSSPNDESPANVEAAKEWRESRDEFKKKVGRCVRKSQELM; encoded by the exons atggCTTCTACATCACAAGCAACTCTCCTTCTTCAAAAACAACTCAAAG ATCTCTGTAAAAATCCTGTTGACGGATTCTCAGCGGGTCTCGTTGATGAAAACAATCTGTTTGAATGGAGTGTGACTGTAATCGGGCCTCCTGATACATTATA TGACGGAGGCTTTTTCAATGCTATAATGTCCTTCCCGCAAAATTATCCAAACAGTCCCCCGACAGTAAGATTTACCTCAGAGATTTGGCATCCAAACG TTTACCCTGATGGAAAGGTCTGTATATCGATTCTTCATCCGCCTGGTGATGATCCTAATGGCTACGAACTTGCAAGTGAGCGCTGGATGCCAGTTCACACG GTAGAGAGCATAGTCTTGAGCATTATATCAATGCTTTCTAGCCCCAACGATGAATCCCCTGCTAACGTGGAAGCTGCG AAAGAATGGAGAGAGAGTAGAGACGAATTCAAGAAGAAAGTTGGTCGATGTGTAAGAAAATCACAAGAACTCATGTGA